Part of the Desulfuromonas sp. genome is shown below.
TTGACGCCGAACGGCATCGGCAGAATCGCCTTCTCACCGGTATACTCGGTTTCGATCCACTTCATCGTGGTCACCGTCGAGTATTTCTGGAAAGAAATGGTCGCCTTGCCGTTGATCGACTCGGCCGCGTCCTCGATTTTGGTACCACCCGGATAAAGCTTGTACTCGCCGTCGCAACCGGAGTCAAAGACATCGGAGACATCGGCCAGCATGGTGTAGGGAATTCCCATCAGATCGCAGATCCGCTTGTACTCGCGCAGGTTGCCGACGTTGCCGTCGAAACCGGGGATGATGTTGAGCTTGCCGGTGCACTTGCCCTCGACGCTCTGGCCCTCGGTCACGGTCTGCAGGATGCTTTTCAGCATCGCGTCGTAACCGTGAATATGGGTGCCGTTGAAACTCGGGGTGTTGGCATAGGGGGTCAACACATCTTCCGGCAAGTGCCCTTCGAGCTTGGCGTTCTTGATGAAAGCGGTCAGGTCATCACCGATAACTTCCGGCATACAGGTGGTATAGACCGGAATCATCTTCGGCTTGTAGAGGGCATAAGCGTTGGTGAGGCCCTCGAACAGGTTGTTCTGTCCACCGAACACCGCGCCGTCCTCGGTCATGGCGTCGCAGGTTGCGGCGGCCGGTTCACGGTAATGACGACTGAAGGTCGAACGGAAGTAAGAGGCACATCCCTGGGAGCCATGCACGAATGGCAAGGCACCTTCGAAGCCGGTCGCGACCATCTGCGCACCGAGCGGCTGACAGGCGTGCGCCGGGTTGACGACCAGGGCGGTCCGTTCGAAGTTCTTCTCTTTATATTCTTCGGTATTGATCCATTCCTTGACCCGGTTGATTTCCTTTTCCGGGGTCTCGGTGACCAATTTCCTTGCTGCTTCTGCTGCACTCATTTTTTATCTCCTTAAAATCAATTTAACGCTCGTTCGCTAAGCTCACTTAAGACGCCAAGTCGCCAAGAGGATCAAGGTCATGTTCTTGGGTTAAACCCAACCCCTCGCTTCTGGTTTTCTTTGCGTCATTGCGCCTTTGCGTTAGAGTGGTCTTTAAAATGGTGACTCGACCAAATCCCACGTCGGGCTGTTGATCGCCATGTCGATATCGCGGGCGAAGATCTTGAAGCCCTCGTAGCCGTGATACGGTCCGGAGTAGTCCCAGCTGTGCATCTGGCGGAACGGAATGCCGGCTTTCTGGAAAACGTATTTCTCCTTGATGCCGCTGCCGACCAGGTCAGGCTTGAGTTCCTCGACGAACTTTTCCAGTTCGAACTCGGAGACGTCATCGTAGATCAGGGTTCCCTTGGCCATTTCCGGGGCGGTCCGATCATAGTCGTCCTGGTGGGCGAATTCATAACCGGCGCCGGTGATCTGGATGCCGAGGTCTTCGTAAGCACCGATGGTATGGCGCGGGCGCAGGCCGCCGACGAACAGCATGGCGGTCTTGCCGTCGAGACGCGGCTTGTATTCGGCAACCACATCGTCCATCTCCTGGCGGTACTTCTTGATCACCTTTTCGACGTTTTTCTTGATCTTGTCGTCGAACTGCTCGGCGATAGCGCGCAGGCTCTCTTCGATCTTGGTCGGGCCGAAGAAATTGTACTCGAGCCATGGAATGTCCCACTTCTCTTCCATGACCTTGCACATGTAGTTCATCGAACGGTAGCAGTGAATCAGGTTGAGCTTGACCGAATGGGTGGCGCCAATTTTTTCGACTTCGCCATCACCGGTCCAGACCGATTTGACGTTGAGGCCGATCTCTTCAAGAATCGGTTTGGCGGCCCAGACATCACCACCGATGTTGTAGTCACCGATCAGGGCGACATCGTACGGTCCGGCCTCTTCCTTGAACTCGAACTTGCCGATAATGTGGTCACGGATCGAGTCGTTGGAGATGTGATGACCGAGCGACTGGGAAACACCGCGGAAGCCTTCACAGTTACAGGGGACGACCAGCTTGTCGAGTTCGCCTTCCATCTTCTTGGCGACGGCGTTGATGTCGTCGCCGATCAGACCGACCGGGCACTCGGAGAGGATTGACATCCCCTTGTTGAGCGGGAACAGCTCGTCCGCTTCCTTGAGAAGCTTTTCCAGCTTGATGTCGCCGCCGTAAACAATGTCGCGCTCCTGGAAGTCGGAGGTGAAGTCCATCGGGAACGAGGTGACGCCCGGGATTCCCTGCATCAGGTTCCGGCGGGTACCCCAGCTGTAAACACCGCAGCCGACCGGACCATGCGATACATGGACCATGTCGCGGATCGGGCCCCAGACCACACCCTTGGCCCCGGCATAAGCACAACCGCGCTGGCTCATGACGCCGGGCACAACCTTCTTGTTTGATTTGACCGCGCACGGTGAAGCGCTCGGCTCGTTGGCACCGAGGTGCGGCGCTCTCTTCTTGGCCGCCTTCTCCGGCATTTCTGACAGAGTATCGGCGATCAGCTTTTCGGTTTTTTCTATTGTGACGCCCTTAATGGGCTTACGTTCTGCCATTCGATTTCTCCTTCGTCGAAATCAGTTATCAGTCATCAGTTGACAGTTGTTTCAAAAATCTGTTCCATATCTTGCCGCACCAAAGGTGGACAAGTTGTTCTTGAGTCAAGGCGCGACGTCAAGTCGTGGGCGAGGCGTAGCAAGAGCTACGTCGAGCGTGCGACTTGACAAGCAACGCCGAGTCGGGGACAAATCGTCCGCCGCTTAAGCGTTCTCAGCAACGCCAACCGTCTCTTCGTCTTCCGCTTCCATGATGCCGAATTCGAGCAACAGTTCTTCGAGCTCTTCCATCTCGAGCGGTGTCGGAACAACGAACATCTCATTCTTGGTGATCTTCTCGGCCAGGGTACGATACTCCTGGGCCTGTTTGTGTTCCGGTGAATACTCGATAACGGTCATACGACGTAACTCGGCGCGCTGCACCTGATTGTCACGAGGCACGAAGTGGATCATCTGGGTGCCGAGGCGAGCAGCCAAAGCTTCGATCAGATCAGCTTCACGGTCGGTATTCCGGCTGTTGCAGATCAGACCGGCCAGACGGACGCTACCGGAGGAAGCGTACTTGACGATACCCTTGGCGATGTTGTTGGCGGCGTACATCGCCATCATCTCACCGGAGACAACAATGTAGATTTCCTGGGCCTTGTTCTCACGAATCGGCATGGCGAAACCGCCACAGACGACGTCACCGAGAACATCATAGAAAACAAAATCAAGATCAGGGGTATAAGCACCCTCTTCTTCGAGGAAGTTGATGGCAGTGATAACACCACGACCGGCACAGCCGACGCCCGGCTCCGGACCACCCGACTCAACGCACATAACATCGCCGTAGCCGCGCTTACAGACATCTTCGAGCTCGAGATCTTCAACGGTACCGAGCTCACGGACCTTGTCCATAACCGTGTCCTGGGCCTTGGCATGCAGGATCAGGCGGGTCGAGTCGGCTTTCGGGTCACAGCCGATGATCAGAACTTTCTTGCCGAGGGAGGCGAGTCCGGCGACGGTGTTCTGGGTTGTAGTTGATTTACCGATGCCGCCCTTGCCGTAGATTGCGATTTGACGAAGTTTCTTTTCAGCCATTGTCTTGCTCCTTTAGTTAGCTTTGATTTTCCGGCCAATTCGATTTGATCACGGCGGCATCGCCCTTGATGTGTCTGACCTGACTCGAATTTAACCAACGGTGAATAAAAAACGCCCTACCCGGACAATCCGGATAGGGCGTCAATGCCCGACAGCGCCACCATGGTGCTGTACGATATACAAAATAGAAAAGCCCGAATAACTGTAAGCAGTCCTTCGGGCTTCTTTGCCATTATTGAGAACACAGCAGTGTGTTCGAGTCATCCTGTAAAGCATTAGCCGTGCCAACATCTGTAGATTCGATGCAAATCGCCATTTTCTGCGGTTTTATCCTATTCTTCGCAAAAACATGTACTTTTCTATCTGCTTATGAATTGCACAAGAGATGAACAGAAAGTAACCAGCAAGCACCGGACAGCGCTCCTGTAACATCTGTGGCTGCTCAATTATGTTATGATTGCCAAGGAAAACAATTGAAACAGACTGATGGCACCCCCCTTGCACTCTCTTGAATGGATATGAAAAGACTGATTATTTTTACAGACCTCGACGGCACCCTGCTCGACCACGACACTTATTCCTGGCAGCCGGCCGCCGATGCGCTCGAAAAAATCCGGTTACAGCAGATCCCGCTGATTATCAACAGCAGTAAGACGAAGGCGGAAATTGAGCAGTTGAGAATGGAGCTTGACAACCATGCCCCCTTTATCGTCGAAAACGGCGGCGCCGTATATCTCCTCGACAGCGGAGCCACACCGGTGCCGCACCGTTTCGGCAAACCCTATGGTGAAATCGTCTCCATTCTGGACCAGCTGCGGCAGAAGATGGACTTCCG
Proteins encoded:
- the nifK gene encoding nitrogenase molybdenum-iron protein subunit beta encodes the protein MSAAEAARKLVTETPEKEINRVKEWINTEEYKEKNFERTALVVNPAHACQPLGAQMVATGFEGALPFVHGSQGCASYFRSTFSRHYREPAAATCDAMTEDGAVFGGQNNLFEGLTNAYALYKPKMIPVYTTCMPEVIGDDLTAFIKNAKLEGHLPEDVLTPYANTPSFNGTHIHGYDAMLKSILQTVTEGQSVEGKCTGKLNIIPGFDGNVGNLREYKRICDLMGIPYTMLADVSDVFDSGCDGEYKLYPGGTKIEDAAESINGKATISFQKYSTVTTMKWIETEYTGEKAILPMPFGVKKTDELILKLSELFDKPVPEELKKERALAVDAMTDAQQYLHGKKFAIAGDPDYLIGIVSFLLEMGARPWHILCSRATKKFKKEMDALLETSPFGEGCTTYINKDLCHMRSLLVTDPVDGIIGDTHAKWAARDAKIPLFRIGFPIIDRVNLHRTPVIGYNGAISILSMIANKFLDIKDETCEDQWFEMMR
- the nifD gene encoding nitrogenase molybdenum-iron protein alpha chain translates to MAERKPIKGVTIEKTEKLIADTLSEMPEKAAKKRAPHLGANEPSASPCAVKSNKKVVPGVMSQRGCAYAGAKGVVWGPIRDMVHVSHGPVGCGVYSWGTRRNLMQGIPGVTSFPMDFTSDFQERDIVYGGDIKLEKLLKEADELFPLNKGMSILSECPVGLIGDDINAVAKKMEGELDKLVVPCNCEGFRGVSQSLGHHISNDSIRDHIIGKFEFKEEAGPYDVALIGDYNIGGDVWAAKPILEEIGLNVKSVWTGDGEVEKIGATHSVKLNLIHCYRSMNYMCKVMEEKWDIPWLEYNFFGPTKIEESLRAIAEQFDDKIKKNVEKVIKKYRQEMDDVVAEYKPRLDGKTAMLFVGGLRPRHTIGAYEDLGIQITGAGYEFAHQDDYDRTAPEMAKGTLIYDDVSEFELEKFVEELKPDLVGSGIKEKYVFQKAGIPFRQMHSWDYSGPYHGYEGFKIFARDIDMAINSPTWDLVESPF
- the nifH gene encoding nitrogenase iron protein, which produces MAEKKLRQIAIYGKGGIGKSTTTQNTVAGLASLGKKVLIIGCDPKADSTRLILHAKAQDTVMDKVRELGTVEDLELEDVCKRGYGDVMCVESGGPEPGVGCAGRGVITAINFLEEEGAYTPDLDFVFYDVLGDVVCGGFAMPIRENKAQEIYIVVSGEMMAMYAANNIAKGIVKYASSGSVRLAGLICNSRNTDREADLIEALAARLGTQMIHFVPRDNQVQRAELRRMTVIEYSPEHKQAQEYRTLAEKITKNEMFVVPTPLEMEELEELLLEFGIMEAEDEETVGVAENA